In Halothermothrix orenii H 168, the sequence TAGCTGTTATTGCCTATATTGGTGAGGATCATAATGGTTGGTATGTCAAAAATGAACTGGAAGGGGATGGCATTGATTGTACTTTCTTTTTAGACCCCGTGGGGACTAAAAGGAGTATAAACTTTATGTATAAGGATGGGAGAAGGAAAAATTTCTATGATGGCAAGGCGTCAATGGAGGTAAAACCCGATATTGACATTTGCAAATCTATCCTTAAAAAAACAAATCTGGCCCACTTTAACATTGTAAACTGGACCCGTTATTTATTACCAGTGGCCAGGGAACTGGGAGTTACCATATCCTGTGATATTCAGGATATAACAGATTTAGATGATGAATACAGGCAGGATTTTATAAATTATGCAGATGTCTTATTTTTCTCAGCTGTTAACTTTAAAGATCCTGTACCTTTAATTAAAGAATTTATTAAAAGAAAACCTGATAGGATTGTCATCTGTGGTATGGGTGACAAAGGATGTGCCCTGGGTACAGAACAGGGAATAAAGTTTTATAAAGCCCTGGATATGTTAGAACCTGTTGTGGACACTAATGGGGCCGGTGATGGATTGGCGGTTGGGTTTTTATCAAGTTATTTTATAGATGGGTTTTCACTTGAGGATTCTATATTAAGAGGTCAGATTGTAGCCAGATATACATGTACTAAAAAGGCAACTTCGTCAGAATTAATAACAGGAGATAAATTAAATAAATACTTTGAAGAAATGAAAGAGTCCGGATAAAGCAATAAGAATAAATGACAGAATATAAAAAGCCCTATAAAAAGAATGTAGGTGGTTGTTATGAGAATTTATGCAATTGGAGATTTGCATTTATCTTTTGAGAATAAAGTAATCCCTGGGGACTGGGAGAAGGTTAGTCAATATAAACCCATGTCCCTGTTTGGAGACAAATGGGTTGAACATTACCGGAAAATATATAAAAACTGGAAGGCAGAGGTTACCTGTAAGGACCTGGTGTTGGTTCCCGGTGATATTTCATGGGCTATGAAGCTGGAGGAAGCTGTTTATGACCTTGAATTTATCGGGTCAATGCCCGGTAAAAAAATTTTCATAAGGGGAAACCATGATTACTGGTGGTCAGGGATAAGTAAAGTAAGGTCAATCCTTCCTGATGGTTGTTTTGCTCTGCAAAATGATTGTCTGGAATTTGAAGGGGTTTCTATTACAGGGACCCGGGGGTGGATTTGTCCCAATGAAGATAACTTTACCGAACACGATGAGAAAGTATATAAAAGGGAAGTAAACAGGTTAAAATTGTCTCTGGAGTCTATAAAAAATACTGATAAGAAAAAGATAGTGATGATGCATTATATGCCTGTTAACGAAAACCATGAACATAATGATTTTATTAAGGTTATGATAGATTATAATGTAGATATTTGTATATATGGTCATCTTCATGGGGAGGACTCCCATAAAATAAGGCTGCCTGAAGAGAAATGGGGAATAAGATTTTATCTGGTCAGTTCTGATTTTCTTAACTTTAAGCCCTTAAGGATTATTTAAAATATTTTAAAGCATACAAAAAGTTATTGGTTATTTATGGAGGGTTATCGGAGTAGCGGTTTAATGGCGGGGTTAAAAGTAGAACTGAGGCTAAAAAGCCGGTTGAAAAACTGGCTTTTTAGCTCTGGCAGGGGGAAATTTCCTATCCTGTCAGTATTGAAGATGAATAAAGAACAGGATGTATTCACTAAAATTTAAAAAGTGGAATTAATAAAATTCCGGTAAAATTTTAAAACAAATATTCACAATATTGCAGGAATTTAAAGGATTATATAGAATATAAAAATTGAAAAGAGTATTGTTATTCTGGCTTTCGCAAGTATTTTCAGGAATAATTTAACTGTTATGTGCTATATTATTTCTAGAGAGTGTTTTTATCTTTTTTATTTATTAAATATAAAACAAATAAAATATTGAAAGGTTGGTGTTAAGATTGGCTTCTGTAAAAACAGACAAAATTAGAAATCTGTGTTTAATCTCCCACGGGGGAGCGGGAAAAACAACAATAACTGAAATGAGCCTTTATAATTCCGGTGTTATAAAGGAACCGGGCAGGGTAGAGGATGGTACAACTCATTCTGATTACATGCCTGAAGAGAAAAAACATCAGTTTTCTGTAGTTAATTCGTTTTTTTCCATCCCCTGGAACGGAAATCAGATAAATTGGGTTGACACCCCTGGTTATGCTGATTTCAGGGGTGAGGTTTCCAGTGCCCTGAAAATTGTAGATGCAGCAGTATTGATAATTAATGGTAATTCAGGTATAGAAGTAAATACTAATTATGTCTGGACTATGGCTGAAGATAATAATGTAGCCCGTTTTGTATTTATCAACAAGATGGATAAAGACGGGGCCAAATTTGATAAGGTTTTTGAAGAAATACAAAATAATTTAAATGGACATTTTGTCCCCCTTACTATTCCTTATGGTGAAGGAGAAAATTATAAGGGGATAATAGATCTCCTTAAAAAAGAAGCCCTGTTATATGGTGATGATGGAGAATCAAAATCTGATATCCCTGATGGGCTGGCAGACAGGGTTGAAGAACTCTGGACCGAATTACTAGAATCAGTTGTTGAGCTGGATGATGAATTAATGATGAAGTATTTCGATGATGAAGAAATCACTGATAAAGAGATGATAAAAGGTTTGATTAATGGTGTCAGGGCAGGGGATATTATCCCCGTAATGGTTGGTTCTGCTATCAATAATTCAGGTATTAAAACCCTTCTCAACTACTTATCAAGTCTGGTTCCAGCACCTACTGACATTGGTACAGTTACCGGTACATGGGAAGGGGAGGAAATAAAGATTGAAGCAGGGGAATCCGGTCCCTTTGTCGGTCAGATCGGAAAAACAATGGTAGATCCCTATATTGGAAAGCTTTCAATCTTCAGGGTATTATCTGGTAAACTAAATACAGGTTCAGAAATTTTTGTTCCCAGGTTAAATAATACCATAAAAGCCAGTAAATTATACAAATTAAATGGGGAAGAACAGGAAACTGTGGATGAGTTAAA encodes:
- the fusA gene encoding elongation factor G: MLRLASVKTDKIRNLCLISHGGAGKTTITEMSLYNSGVIKEPGRVEDGTTHSDYMPEEKKHQFSVVNSFFSIPWNGNQINWVDTPGYADFRGEVSSALKIVDAAVLIINGNSGIEVNTNYVWTMAEDNNVARFVFINKMDKDGAKFDKVFEEIQNNLNGHFVPLTIPYGEGENYKGIIDLLKKEALLYGDDGESKSDIPDGLADRVEELWTELLESVVELDDELMMKYFDDEEITDKEMIKGLINGVRAGDIIPVMVGSAINNSGIKTLLNYLSSLVPAPTDIGTVTGTWEGEEIKIEAGESGPFVGQIGKTMVDPYIGKLSIFRVLSGKLNTGSEIFVPRLNNTIKASKLYKLNGEEQETVDELKAGDIGAIAKIDDLETSDTLSDPDFKVELDPIIFPEPMLTKTALPASEGDDEKMSTVLHRISQEDPTFKVEYNKVTKELLVTGMGTVHLDVIKDICKRKFGVEFVTGIPKVAYKETIQSRVEVEEKYKKQSGGRGQYGHVFLRIEPLPRGKGFEFDEEIFGGAIPSQYIPAVEKGVVEAMEEGVMAGYPVVDCKVTVYDGSYHSVDSSEMAFKIAASKAFKKGMEQAKPVLLEPIMDVEVIVPEEYMGDIMGDLNSRRGKIQGMSSRDGLQVIKAHVPQAEMFTYATDLKSLTGGHGKFTMKFAYYDKVPKKIEDEIIKERNTETA
- a CDS encoding carbohydrate kinase family protein; the encoded protein is MGKDNYDVVVIGAVGVDTNVYLPGQDIDFDVEANFTTNIDYPGLAGSYTSRGFARLVDKVAVIAYIGEDHNGWYVKNELEGDGIDCTFFLDPVGTKRSINFMYKDGRRKNFYDGKASMEVKPDIDICKSILKKTNLAHFNIVNWTRYLLPVARELGVTISCDIQDITDLDDEYRQDFINYADVLFFSAVNFKDPVPLIKEFIKRKPDRIVICGMGDKGCALGTEQGIKFYKALDMLEPVVDTNGAGDGLAVGFLSSYFIDGFSLEDSILRGQIVARYTCTKKATSSELITGDKLNKYFEEMKESG
- a CDS encoding metallophosphoesterase, translating into MRIYAIGDLHLSFENKVIPGDWEKVSQYKPMSLFGDKWVEHYRKIYKNWKAEVTCKDLVLVPGDISWAMKLEEAVYDLEFIGSMPGKKIFIRGNHDYWWSGISKVRSILPDGCFALQNDCLEFEGVSITGTRGWICPNEDNFTEHDEKVYKREVNRLKLSLESIKNTDKKKIVMMHYMPVNENHEHNDFIKVMIDYNVDICIYGHLHGEDSHKIRLPEEKWGIRFYLVSSDFLNFKPLRII